The Betta splendens chromosome 2, fBetSpl5.4, whole genome shotgun sequence nucleotide sequence cagctgtggggagagggagagagagggagagacacacacgcacacacgctttAACTGCTTTTTCTCACAGGTCAGTTAGAATCAGAAGCCTGTGCAGACAGTGACATGAGGATCCAGTCAGCTGTCAGTGTGTGGGAGCTAATGACAGGTTTcctgcagttgttgtttttctctgagTTGGAACTTAAAGCCAACCATCGTGTTTCACTGAGTCAGATCTCGGAGATAAACACGTCACACGTTAACACACATCCACCAGGTTCGGGCGTCAGACTGATACTCGCTGCATGTTGAACTGGATTTGCACGTTACCTTTGTGGGTCCATTGCCGTGAATAACGACAGGAAGTGTGTCGTAGGCGACATTTCTCGCTCTGACCTTTGCCCTCTCAAACTTCAGAACCACTTCATCTACGAGACAGAGAGAGTTGGGTCAGATTGTGTGGGCTCCTTTCTCCCCTTCCCACATTTTAGATACTCTCAGTTTAATTTGGTTCTTCAAGTAATGTTTTGATCTCAGGGACATCTCTGGTCTAAAAGCTTCATTCACTCTCATTCTGCTGCAAAGAGCAGCCTAAGGTTCTCACCAACGGCTCCATTCAGATTCTGGAAGATCCTGGATCGATGGTCCAGAGTCATGTTGAACTTGGTctgtaagaaaagaaaagacagcATTTATCGGTCGTCTCTTAACACGGGATCAAAATGAAAGCTGCAGTTGTCGGTGGCTGTTTCACCCTCTGTGTCTTGTCCAGGTAGATCTTGGTGTAGAACAGCTGGTCGTCATcattgtctttgtacttccactGATTCACGATCGCACTGAGCTGAGCAGCGTAGCCGATAAACCCTgaacatgcacgcacgcacatggacgcatgcgcgcacacacacacacacacacacacacaatcatgcTTCTGTGGGTCTGACTAAAGCTCTGAAACCGTCTTCAGGGATTAACTGTTAACTGGCACTCACCACCTGAGTTGAGGTAGCGTTTCCCAGAATGCACTTCTGGGTACTTGGAGGCCAGTCTCTGGTCGGGCCAACAGAAACCCTCGGCTGAGAAAACCACTCTGTGTCCCAGACGAGAAAACTtggacagcagctcctcaggcCCCGAAGCGAAGATCACATCATAACTGCACAGAGACAAAAAGGTTTCATGTTAGAAATGTAACATATCAAAAAATGTGTGTACGAGTCCACtgaacagctttcatttgaatctCTGTTTGTTCAGGAGCAAATGCCCCCTGATTTACATGGAACCATATGGGGTTAAAGCTCATTGTTTTGCTCGTAGCACAAAAACTTAAGGGATATTTATGTATTAACTGTGACCCAGACACTGTAAGCAAGTCCTGACCTGAGATCTGCTGTTAATGCAGCAAACCTGGGgtctctgctcctgctgtggtCTGTCTGCCTTCATGTAGCTGCTGAGTCTCCAGCCAGTGTTAATGTACATGACTAAGTCTGTTACATCAAACCATTCTGAGATGCGAGACACGGACGCCCTGTGCTCCAGATCTAAACACAATAAACTTTTGACTGTGTCTGCAACCAAGGCGAGGGCAGATTACCTGTCCACGAACATGACgaccttctccttctcctcagcgTGTTTAAGCAGCTCCGTCTTCAACCATCGCACCTTCTGCCCTCCTCCCACGGTCCGAGCCACGTCTCCTCCCTTCCACTCCTCCCCCAGACCCAGCACCTGAGTGGGCACAGcccatcatcgtcatcgtcatcatcatcgtcagcatcatcactgtcagtgtgtgtgttttacctttACAGTGTAGTTGAACTCTCGCGCTGTTCTCATGAAGCGGTTGAAGCCGTCCGTCTCCTCTGTTGCCACGGTGATCACCAGCAGGTTTTCtagaaaaacagatgaaaccTAAGGATCACTAATTTTATTGATAATAATTCATTAACAATCAATGATTATCCACTCAGGTGAGCCTGGAACGGGAACACATAAACTCCCTCCCTCTTGTTTGCCActgctccctcccttccttcagGCTTTCAAAGCAgtgctgaggaaaaaaaagtgaaattcCTCAGGAATTCCTGTGAGcgggtgaggaggtgaggaccAGGAGGgaacacagacgctctgtgacCAAGAACGGACCCATTGACGGCACCAAGGGCAACAAAGGGTTCCCTGAACATTCTGAGGAAATAtgcacagctgctgccacagacgTTTAACACACGCTCCTGCAGACTGTTGAAGTTCAATTATTTAGTGTTAAAACATAATAATTACTGAAGGGTTGTACATGTGATAGTACTTCACCTGAGCTGAACAAGCTGATTACTGACTGAGATGAGCTGTAGCTTTTCATGGTCAGTCACTAACTCTGTGGATCTGCTTCCACCTCAGCTCGGCTCTTCATGCCCTTCCTTTGAGCTGAATCTGCATCTAAGAAGAACACACCCGCCGCTGGTAGGAAACGGCTGAAGTAACAAACAATCTGACCAGTAGCTGTTCCTTTCATcacagctctgcagagctgagactgaCGCTTTCACAGCTCAACCATATATACGAAGGAATCTAATCACCAGAGATGTGGAATTCAATGCGTGTGCCTCTGTAGTGACAAACTGTGAGACGATCAGCAAAGACACAGGAATCAGACACAAATGGTTCCATTAAACTCAGACCTAACGCCACAACTGTACTGAAAAAAACGGAATCTTGCAACTGGGGGAAACAAGGATCTTCTTTCTTTTGGGCTTTAGTCACTTATTTCTCACGCTCTCGGAGTCCTGACGTGGCCAAACATTGATATCCAACCGTTCCTTGAGCCAGTGCTGCTGTTCTTAAATAGGAGTCTGGCTTTAAAGCATAAATTAACCCGACAACCTTCACCACAACAGTGTGAGGATAATGTGGACAGAACAGTTATGTTCTAAGAGGTTCTCCTCACTGAAACCACAAGCAGCAGAAGTAAACAGCTTTTGTTGGGcagtaaaaaaagtaaacaacTGCTTCAACAACTGTAGCGTCACCACCACTGAAGTTTGAGCTTAAACCTGATTCAACAAGTTCAAAGCTTTTCAGTGTAAAATACAGACGTGCTGAGCTGATGCAGCCTCCGTCACGTCACAGGTGACTCTCCAACAGCCACCTATCACAGACACGTGGGTTTACCTGACGGCAGGTCATCAAATCTAGGTTCCTCCTTCAGTACCGTGCAGCTCAAGTGTTAGACGACATCCAGGCAGCTGTTCAAACGAGCAGCGGCCTCAGATAACAACACACTCAGCATTACACCACCTATTAATGATGATTCAATGTAAACCTATGCTCTATGTTAATTAATAGTATTTTAACTGATCATAGCTGCACTGCAGACACTGTTCAGTACAAACATTCACCAACCAAGACTAGCTCAGAATGTGAGTGTTTCACAGTTCACAGATAAAGCACCTCAGCAGGATTTAACATGAGACGTGTTCGGTTAAATGTGCGATGAGCTCATCGACTCTTACAATAATCAAACTAAGCGTCGCTCACAGTTGAGATGTTTTATGCTAGGCTAAGTTCAAAAGTTAAGTAAGTCACTGTCACAGCTCTACTGGGTAATGTCGCTTTGGGCAGATTATAAATCAACATATAACAACATTTAGCGGAGCAGCGCTGCTCCGTGCGGACACACCGGTCCGCCGTGCCAGCCAGGGACACTCTGAGGCCGCCTTACCGGGAGAAAGCTTCCGCTGTTCGGCCGCCACGGACGCCGGGAAGGAGGCGAGAGCTGTCAAGCAGAGAAGAACGAGGCAAGACATGGTGTCTTCTCAACCTGTTAGCGTTGGGCGAGAATGCAAATAGTCACTTTACTCCTTCTTGACCACCGAGCTCATTCCATCGGTTCACTCTCTGCAAATCTCGCGATTCTTCGGGTTCCGGGATGTCCCGACCCCAGAGGGACCACCAGAAATCAAGGGACAGACATGACCCGCCCATTAGTTGGGTGTCAACCACTGAGCAGCGCCAAATGTTTGATTGACACGATCAGTGAGTAATCACCCGCCGGTGTGAGGAGATGCGAGCCAATCAAAAGAGGACAAATGGAAATATGTGATTTTCATGGCCCGGAGCTAGAGAAACTTCGTGAAAGTGAAATCTCTGCCACGTCCGAAACTTtccagaaagagagagcgagagagctgGAAACAATACGTAGAGAAAGACAGGAATGGCGAGAAATAATGAGGGATCGATGTCTGTTTGCCTTTCCTAACGGAAGAAAggcttaatttaatttaaataattaaaagtatttaatttattttataacaatttaaatttaaatacattATTGCACTGGTGTAGTAAAACGAATGTAAAATTGGTttacaaataatataatataaaataatataatataatataatataatataatataatataatataatataatataatataatataatataatataatataataatttttaGACCATCCTATTTTAATAATAGCTCAGAAGTATTAATGCgtaaaatgacaaatgacagaaaagcaTGCGAGAATTGATCtctataaatgatttaataaacatctaAGCAGTACTTGTTTTACTTGTTTACTGATTTAATGTTTCACCAACTACTAAGCAACTGGTTAAGGATAAATCTATCCATAATAACAACTTAATATTGAAaagttataatatttaaatattataacatTGACACATTAGCTTCATCGGTCCCGCCCCCTTGGCTTCGCGTAGCCATGGTAACGTGTTCACGCAAGGTAAACTGCGTCGTTCGGCTGCGTGTCCGCAGATTAAAGCgggttttgctttgctttgcgtCATGGACAGACCGACGTACTTCACTCCTTCTGACGTCGCTGCTCACAACACGGCGAACGACCTGTGGCTGTCGTTTCTGGGCAAAGTGTGCGACCTGACTCCTCTGATGAGCCGCTACGAAGGTGAGCAACAGGAAGCGGGCACGAATGCACTTCTGCCTGCTAAAACTACAGCAGTACTACTATTCCCTGACTCAGTATTTATAGGATGGAAGTAATTGATTAAGTGACTGAGCATGATGTAGATGATGTCACTATGGACATGTGGCATTTTTCTTGTGTTACATTATTTTAAGCTGTTTCTAGTTAAACCAACCACCAGTGACCACTCCCCATCCTCATAACCAGCATCAGATCCTCTCGTATTTGCAGGAGATGCTCTTCTCCTACCCATCATGGAGTTTGCAGGAAAGGACATCAGCTCCTGGTTTGACCCTGAAACCAAAGATGTGAGCAGTAAAACCGATAAGTAGGTGTTTAGGTAAAAGTACAAGTGAAGATCAGTAAAAGTGCAAACTTTGTGTACTGGCATAAAACTTAACCAGATGATCAGTACGAGTAACACGTGTGGTCAGCTGTAACTGGTACCAGTTCCTACGGTAACACGTGTCGTTGGTTTAGCTGGTACCAGTTACAGCTGATGGTACAGGTTACTACAGTAGCTagagtactactactactactacagtagCAGTAACGTATTCTGCTGTCTTCATCCACGTCCGTCCTCAGGTACTGACGCATGTGGACCCTCAGACCAACTGCGTCAGGTACTACACCCCCAGGGGGCGCTTCCTGCACGTCCCCCCTCCCGGCCCCCGCTCCGACTGGGCCAATGACGTGGCTCAGCCCTGGTGGAGGGACGGACGCTTCCAGGTCGGACTGCTGTCGGCCAAAACCAGGCGGATCCGCATCATCAACACGCTGACgtctcaggagcagcagctggaggtgagtggtCTGGTTCTGGGGTCGTCCTCCAGGAGCTGCCGCGGTCCGACACTGTCCCCCTCCTCAGGTGTGCTCAGAGGAGACTCTGGCTGAGATCCTCCAGCGCTACCTGCGCTTCAACTCTCACGCCGGCAGCTACACCTGGAAACAcggcggctgcagcctggacaTGAGCAGGACGCTGAGCCAGAACCACATCCTCGACGATGACCCCGAGCTGGAGCGGCTGCGACTGGACCGGGACCTGTTCACGCCCGCCATCCTCCTGTACTTCAACGACGACCTCACCGAgggctgacctctgacctctgacctccagtgGATCAGATGTCCCATTTGTTATTGAGTGGATTTAGTGATGGGTGAGGCTGAAGGATCTCTTGCTTGCATTGTCTCTGGATGTTGGTCAGAACATGACTAATAAAGACCCTGCAGATCTGGAGAAAGGCTCATTTTTGATGAATGTGTGGAGGAAGCGTCACCTCTGCATCTAGTTAATCAAGGTTCTGATTCATGATCTGTCTTTGGTGGTTGGACTTCTGCTCCGTCATAAAGGTCCaaacctgtttgtctgttctgAACATTCTTTGGAGAAGTGTGAACTGAGGGTCCGTTTCCCAAACAGAAaccatttcagaataaaagagaAGTTGTCAAAGAGTTGAATGTGAGTCAGTGGAAGCAAAAAGAACTTATGTCAGCACAAAACTGAACATCTGTCTAATGTTATGAAATAATTAATCAGAATGCAGAATGTTTGTGAATCAGTGACTGGACGTTTTGTAGAAGGAGGCAGAAGGACGAGAGGACGAGCAGGATCAGAACAGAAAACGTCTCTGCTGAACTTTGAGGGTGGGAAACGTTCTGCGTCGGGTTCTTCATTCTGTGACGTGAGTCGTGTGACTGTGATATGCGGACGCTGATGACGATGAGGTTCATGGATGAGCTCATGAATGTGCAGGTGAAGCTGCTTCcctgtaatttatttaattagatCGGACCTTTATTTTAAAGGGAACtaaatttaaaatacatttcagtttttaatgTCCAAATTTGTACTTGAGTCTAAAACTATTCAGACTTTTTGTGCTACAACCTATAGTGTGTATCTTTCAACCAGGTGAGCCAGAACCCAAAATGAGCCCAACAGAACCTCCAAGGCTCTGGAGAATCATAGTCATCATTGACCTGCTAATGGAGGGGTCACatctctgaatgtgtgtgtgcaggctttAACTTTAACAAACATGTTCACAGGAAAAAATGAAAGTTTAGATTTGATCAATTTTTGAATGCAACCATTTGCTCAACTGGACTTTGCtgagatttgttgggttttcatttttttattgttaagtCTTAAACCTTATAAACATCCTTCACGTGAGTTGATCATATAGACACCAACTGAGCTGACACATCTGCTCAATCTATGGGGGTTAAGATGAACCAAAATGACGACCAACATGAAAAGTACAAACATGTAAACTATAAACAGGTACGAGTCTGATTCTGACCTGGACAATAGATTGTCTCAACAGGAAGACGAACTGATGGAAGACGACCAGGATGACAACATCGCCATGAAAAcgcctcagtgtgtgtgggcgtgtgtgtgtgattttagggctgtggttagaattgagttttggttcggattagagcaaagattagacgtctgcctttagttgtgatgttagagtgaggggcgagggaggcattatgtcaatggaggtcctcactttgatgtaagtacaagaatgtgtgtgtgcacgtgcgtgcgtgtgtgtgtgtgtgtgtgtgtgtgtgtgtgtgcatgtgtgcgtgcatgtgtgtgtatgtgtgtgtacacgcgcgtgcgtgtatgtgtgcgtgtacgtgtgtgtgtgtgtgtgtgtgcgcgcgtgtgtgtgtgcgtgtacgtgtgtgtgcgtgtgtgtgtgcgtgtacgcaTGTGCGTGTGTCATGCAGCGCAGGTGAAGTCAGCTGGCAGCTGGTGGTGCCACGGTTCTGGTAGGACCTGCttaacgtgtgtgtggtgtccAGGCGCTGGGAACCGGGTCAACGCGACAACTGGACCGGCCACAAGCTCGGCAGGACCGAAGACTGTGCCCACATTCACTCGAGCGGGCGCCTCAATGACCTGCACTGCTCCATCAGAATGAAATATATATGCCAGAAACACAGTGTGAAGGCTGAAGGCGGAGGAGTGTCTATGTCCCCATAATAAACACACTGTTACAGGCAGAACGTCTGGAGGTCACATGATGTGTTCACATCGTTCACGACAACAGGTTATGCACAATGAGGACGCGCTCAAGCacgcaggcaaacacacacacacacacacacacacacacacacacacacacacacacacacacacacacacacacacacacacacacacacacacacacacacacacacgtcagaaCGTCTCATGATGTGTTCACATGGTTTACGACCACCTTCACCTGTTCGAGTCAGTGCTGAGCACAGTCAGATCCAGGTTCACACGTTAATCTGCTTGTCCATTTACTGATCAGTTAAACTGAACATTAACTCACATCAAACTCTAAATGCATTTGTACCTTGTGTGTCTGAACAGAAGGATGTGATTTAACAGTAAATACTCTTGTTATTATCTTCATGAAGCTGTTCCACaggtgtaaacacacagagcggAGCTTCCCTTTGGTTTACAGCAGGTGGCATCAGACGGAGGCCCAGTGACCACCGTGTTCTCAGAACCATGGAGCCTCTGAGTGACCCGGTCACAGCAGCACGGGTCCAAAGTGCGTTTGGTGCAACGACCTCCGCTCAGTGTTTGGACAGGCAGTGTTTGTCAGTGGAGGGTCTGGGAGAGAAGAGAAGCACGAGAAAGATGACGACAGAATACCACGACGAGCCCGAGGAcgacagcagctccttctggaACAAAGGTACCGGTCCGTTAACATCCGTCCTGGCTGGAGCTACAAACGAGCTGCTAACAGGCCGggttctcctctctgctgcagaaccCACGTTCGCCGCTTTCTCTGGCGTCTCCAGGTTCAGACGATGGCTCATCCCTGCTCTGACGGCTTcactggtcctggttctggtcatAGCGCTGGGAGCCAGCAGtgaggatgcacacacacacacacacacacagacacacaggcagagagacagacagacacacacacacacacaggcagagagacagacagacacacacacacacacacacacaggcagagagacagacagacacacacacacacacacacatacacacaagcagacagacagacagatagacagacacacacacacacacacatacacacaggcagacacacacacacacacacacacacacacacacacacacacacacacacacacaagcagacagacagacagacagacacacacacacacacacacatacacacacacacacacacacacaggcagagagacagactggAGCGGAGGCGGCTCTGGACCAGCTGATCATGTGACCTTTGTGCGTCTCCAGACGCCAGTTTGTCGAGGCGCCTGTGGTCTGTGGAGACCATTGTCTCCAACCTGAGTGACTCTCTGAGCTCCAGCCAGCAGCTCATTCAAGGTAGGTCCCCTGATCTGTTCTGAGGTCAGTGGTTGAGATGACcatggttctgctggttctgtctcAGATGCAGCTAAAGACGTGACCCGGCTGAAGTTTTCTGTGGAGACCAACAGGGAGCAGCTGAGCTCAGGTACGGACAACCCTTAAAGCTGATCGTCATGACAACAAGGGTTCGCAGTCACTTGACCTGTAAACATGTTTGCTCAGTGTCTGCAGCCCTCAAACAGCTCTCGGTTCTGGACACCGTCAGCCGGACCGTGGCGACGCTCAAGTGTTCCCTCGAACGCCTCATGAAAAACGGTACTGAAGCtttcactcactgctgctgccgtCAGAACCAAAGGTCGCATCCGTCTGTCTCTGCCCCCCAGCTTCAGCGCCGGACGGCTGTTGTCCTCTGGGCTGGGAGCTGTCCGGGTCCAGCTGCTACCTGTACAGCAAGACGGCGCTGACGTGGCCCGAAGCCAGAGACTGGTGCAACGGACACGAGTCCCACCTGGTCATCCTGCACAGCGACGAGGAGTGGGTGAGCATCTGTCCACCTGCTGCCGGCCCGGTTCTGGTCCTCCTCATGGACGTGTGTGATGTCGCTCCAGGACTTTGTGACCCGTCACGCTAACGGCGTCTTCTTCTGGATCGGCCTGTCTGATGACAGAATCGGGAAGTGGGAGTGGGTTAACCAGACGCCGTACGTGATGAACCGGAGGTGGGTCGGACCTGCAGCTGTAGATGCTTTGATGTGATGAGCTTCATCAAATGAACACCTGTTCGTAGTGCATCTCTGAAGGTTTTACAGCTTTGGAGTGAAGTAACTCCCTGGTACCAGTTGATCCCCGGTAGCGTCCGTATCCAGATGCACTGACTTAGACCCAGACTCTAGACAGAGCGTGGTTACAGAACCCAGTCTGTAGTGTGTCTGGTACTGaccgtgtgcgtctgtgctcTAGGAGGTGGAGACCGAACCAGCCCGATAGCTGGACCGGCCACGGGATGGGCCCCGGAGACGAAGACTGCGCCCACCTTCACAACGACGGACGCCTCAACGACCTGCACTGCTCCACCAGGCTGCGCTTCATCTGCCAGAGAcacaagcagagcagctgaacagaACCGGACCCAGCTGGTCcacaaacagctggagctgctgccgccgaCCTTCAGTGTGACATCAGAGgagtgaggaagaagatggatgaatggttttactttaaaaaacaacaatgaaataTCAGAGTGAGGAGAATTAAACTATTGTCTCTCTGTAATAATAATGTGGCTCTGTGTGAAAAGACACCGAACACAAGGTGAAACACAAGAAAACTGCCTCCACCAGATAAAATGCGACCAAATGCCTTAAGCAGCACCAAAACCCAAACCTGAGGCCACTAAAAAACTAAAACCTCAAAACAAGACACGTTGTTTAAATCCTTCAAATTTCTTTactcacaaacacattttaacgtaaacagacaaaaacttCAGCCTCATAAAGGAACTCAGTCACATGATGTGTGTCAGCTCTCATTTAACAGAAGTAAAGCTGCACATGGAACCAAACACAACATCtggtacaaaataaacaaatgagttAAAAAAATACAACTCCCAACTTGGGACAAAGTGCATCATTACAtgtagtttaatttaaataattttaaatattaataactgTGAGACGACTTCACATCGGTTAAACGCTGCCCTTGATCCAGGCCAGAGTCAGTGGCAGAATTGACTCCCGCTGGACTGAGAGATGATCACACCATCAGCCAGCCCCCTCATCAGC carries:
- the LOC114851282 gene encoding cytochrome b5 domain-containing protein 1 — protein: MDRPTYFTPSDVAAHNTANDLWLSFLGKVCDLTPLMSRYEGDALLLPIMEFAGKDISSWFDPETKDVLTHVDPQTNCVRYYTPRGRFLHVPPPGPRSDWANDVAQPWWRDGRFQVGLLSAKTRRIRIINTLTSQEQQLEVCSEETLAEILQRYLRFNSHAGSYTWKHGGCSLDMSRTLSQNHILDDDPELERLRLDRDLFTPAILLYFNDDLTEG
- the asgr1a gene encoding LOW QUALITY PROTEIN: asialoglycoprotein receptor 1 (The sequence of the model RefSeq protein was modified relative to this genomic sequence to represent the inferred CDS: deleted 1 base in 1 codon) is translated as MEPLSDPVTAARVQSAFGATTSAQCLDRQCLSVEGLGEKRSTRKMTTEYHDEPEDDSSSFWNKEPTFAAFSGVSRFRRWLIPALTASLVLVLVIALGASNASLSRRLWSVETIVSNLSDSLSSSQQLIQDAAKDVTRLKFSVETNREQLSSVSAALKQLSVLDTVSRTVATLKCSLERLMKNASAPDGCCPLGWELSGSSCYLYSKTALTWPEARDWCNGHESHLVILHSDEEWDFVTRHANGVFFWIGLSDDRIGKWEWVNQTPYVMNRRRWRPNQPDSWTGHGMGPGDEDCAHLHNDGRLNDLHCSPGCASSARDTSRAAEQNRTQLVHKQLELLPPTFSVTSEE